The following coding sequences lie in one Desmodus rotundus isolate HL8 chromosome 1, HLdesRot8A.1, whole genome shotgun sequence genomic window:
- the LOC112302798 gene encoding interferon alpha-4-like, whose amino-acid sequence MALRFSFLVALVALSCNSICSLGCDLPQTHSLVNRRSLMLLGQMRRISPFFCLKDRKDFGFPEKVFSGNQFQKAQATSAIQEMVGQTFHLFRTEGAFAAWDKTLLDQLCNGLYQQLSDLEACLTQEVGMEEAPLMSEDSVLAVRKYFQRITVYLQEKQHSPCAWEIVRAEIRRSLSLSANLEEEEIEQ is encoded by the coding sequence ATGGCCCTGCGCTTTTCCTTCCTGGTGGCCCTGGTGGCACTCAGCTGCAACTCCATCTGCTCTCTGGGCTGTGACCTGCCTCAGACCCACAGCCTGGTAAACAGGAGGAGCTTGATGCTCCTGGGACAAATGAGAAGGATCTCCCCTTTCTTCTGCCTGAAGGACAGAAAGGACTTTGGGTTTCCCGAGAAGGTGTTCAGTGGCAACCAGTTCCAGAAGGCTCAAGCCACTTCTGCCATCCAGGAGATGGTCGGGCAGACCTTCCACCTCTTCCGCACAGAGGGCGCATTTGCTGCTTGGGACAAGACCCTCCTAGACCAACTCTGCAATGGACTTTATCAGCAGCTGAGTGACCTGGAAGCCTGCCTGAcacaggaggtggggatggaagaGGCTCCCCTGATGAGTGAGGACTCCGTCCTGGCTGTGAGGAAGTACTTCCAGAGAATCACTGTCTACCTGCAGGAGAAGCAGCACAGCCCTTGTGCCTGGGAGATTGTCAGAGCAGAAATCAGGAGATCCTTGTCTTTATCAGCAaacttggaggaggaggagattgaGCAGTAA
- the LOC128779194 gene encoding interferon alpha-4-like, whose product MALRFSFLVALVALSCNSICSLGCDLPQTHSLVNRRSLMLLGQMRRISPFFCLKDRKDFGFPQEVFSGKQFQKAQATSAIQEMVGQTFHLFRTEGAFAAWDKTLLDQLCNGLYQQLSDLEACLTQEVGMEEAPLMSEDSVLAVRKYFQRITVYLQEKQHSPCAWEIVRAEIRRSLSLSANLEEEGIA is encoded by the coding sequence ATGGCCCTGCGCTTTTCCTTCCTGGTGGCCCTGGTGGCACTCAGCTGCAACTCCATCTGCTCTTTGGGCTGTGACCTGCCTCAGACCCACAGCCTAGTAAACAGGAGGAGCTTGATGCTCCTGGGACAAATGAGAAGGATCTCCCCTTTCTTCTGCCTGAAGGACAGAAAGGACTTTGGGTTCCCCCAGGAGGTGTTCAGTGGCAAGCAGTTCCAGAAGGCTCAAGCCACTTCTGCCATCCAGGAGATGGTCGGGCAGACCTTCCACCTCTTCCGCACAGAGGGCGCATTTGCTGCTTGGGACAAGACCCTCCTAGACCAACTCTGCAATGGACTTTATCAGCAGCTGAGTGACCTGGAAGCCTGCCTGAcacaggaggtggggatggaagaGGCTCCCCTGATGAGTGAGGACTCCGTCCTGGCTGTGAGGAAATACTTCCAGAGAATCACTGTCTACCTGCAGGAGAAGCAGCACAGCCCTTGTGCCTGGGAGATTGTCAGAGCAGAAATCAGGAGATCCTTGTCTTTATCAGCAAACTTGGAGGAAGAGGGGATTGCGTAG
- the LOC112302889 gene encoding interferon omega-1-like codes for MALPLSLLLVLVVVSCGPSGSLGCDLPQNHIQLSKDNLVLMRQMQRISNSTCLNDTKDFRFPRAMVNGIQVQEGQAISVLHEMLQHISDLLLTENTSAAWNTTLLNQVRMGLYRQLEDLEACLVRDKGEEGTAPPSHGPTLPVRRYFEGICVYLKEKQYSDCAWEVVRVEIMRSLSSIITLQERLNNMDRDQRSP; via the coding sequence ATGGCCCTTCCACTGTCTCTACTGCTGGTCCTGGTGGTGGTCAGCTGTGGCCCCAGTGGATCTCTAGGCTGTGACCTACCCCAGAACCACATCCAGCTCAGCAAGGACAACTTGGTGCTTATGAGGCAAATGCAGAGAATCTCCAATTCAACCTGTCTGAATGACACAAAAGACTTCAGATTCCCCCGGGCCATGGTAAATGGCATCCAGGTCCAGGAGGGCCAGGCCATCTCTGTCCTCCACGAGATGCTCCAGCACATCTCGGACCTCTTGCTCACAGAGAACACCTCTGCTGCCTGGAACACCACCCTCCTGAACCAAGTGCGCATGGGACTCTACCGGCAGCTGGAAGACCTGGAGGCCTGTTTGGTGAGGgacaagggagaggaaggaactgCCCCGCCTTCCCATGGACCTACTCTGCCTGTGAGGAGGTACTTCGAGGGCATTTGTGTCTACTTGAAAGAGAAGCAATACAGTGACTGTGCCTGGGAGGTCGTCCGAGTGGAAATCATGAGATCCTTGTCTTCAATAATAACCTTGcaagaaaggttaaataacatgGACAGAGACCAGCGGTCACCTTGA
- the LOC128781407 gene encoding interferon omega-1-like — MALPLSLLLVLVVVSCGPSGSLGCDLPQNHIQLSKDNLVLMRQMRRISNSTCLNDTKDFRFPRAVVKGSQVQKVQAISVLHGMLQHISDLLLTENTSAAWNTTLLNQVRMGLYRQLEDLEACLVRDKGEEGTAPPSHGPTLPLRRYFEGICLYLKEKQYSDCAWEAVRVEIMRSLSSIITLQERLSNMDRDQRSP, encoded by the coding sequence ATGGCCCTCCCACTGTCTCTACTGCTGGTCCTGGTGGTGGTCAGCTGTGGCCCCAGTGGATCTCTAGGCTGTGACCTACCCCAGAACCACATCCAGCTCAGCAAGGACAACTTGGTGCTTATGAGGCAAATGCGGAGAATCTCCAATTCAACCTGTCTGAATGACACAAAAGACTTCAGATTCCCCCGGGCAGTGGTAAAAGGCAGCCAGGTCCAGAAGGTCCAAGCCATCTCTGTCCTCCATGGGATGCTCCAGCACATCTCGGACCTCTTGCTCACAGAGAACACCTCTGCTGCCTGGAACACCACCCTCCTGAACCAAGTGCGCATGGGACTCTACCGGCAGCTGGAAGACCTGGAGGCCTGTTTGGTGAGGgacaagggagaggaaggaactgCCCCGCCTTCCCATGGACCTACTCTGCCTCTGAGGAGGTACTTCGAGGGCATTTGTCTCTACTTGAAAGAGAAGCAATACAGTGACTGTGCCTGGGAGGCTGTCCGAGTGGAAATCATGAGATCCTTGTCTTCAATAATAACCTTGCAagaaaggttaagtaacatgGACAGAGACCAGCGGTCACCTTGA